The following proteins are co-located in the Magnetococcales bacterium genome:
- a CDS encoding Hpt domain-containing protein, whose translation MAIDLKKFIGRFVEEAREHIRQIHEGLARLDSGDPGVLHGVFRSAHTIKGSSRMLKLTPITEIAHRIEDVMAALREGSARMSPEMGEGIRRGVDAVSVLVDALAEVPDGDRLPQADPALLTELSGLIA comes from the coding sequence ATGGCCATCGACTTGAAAAAATTCATAGGCCGCTTCGTCGAGGAAGCCCGGGAGCACATCCGGCAAATCCACGAAGGATTGGCGCGTCTGGATTCCGGAGATCCCGGGGTATTGCATGGGGTGTTTCGCTCGGCGCATACCATCAAGGGCTCCTCGCGCATGCTCAAGCTGACCCCGATCACCGAAATCGCCCATCGGATCGAGGATGTGATGGCGGCGTTGCGGGAGGGCAGCGCACGGATGTCCCCGGAGATGGGAGAGGGCATCCGTCGTGGGGTTGATGCGGTCTCGGTGCTGGTGGATGCTCTGGCGGAAGTCCCGGACGGGGATCGCCTGCCCCAGGCCGATCCCGCATTGTTGACGGAACTGTCGGGATTGATCGCA